A part of Aspergillus oryzae RIB40 DNA, chromosome 7 genomic DNA contains:
- a CDS encoding uncharacterized protein (predicted protein): protein MGRIYQSAELVLVWLGDCSSKLARGLPSLETLAKKTQNELPPLPKFKGPGGELQAAATTAVDLSCRQWFKRIWVLQEYLLARKVNFLYGNNEVSLGALLTACIWVSHDPGAAMTPELPMKAELREALAHTNDIPNFLLARQAIGQGRRLTLREWLRACRRRYAKDPRDFVFGGLSLICPESLKIDYQRLQLGDYPCVETQAPILPPRAGIHSQKDNRFTAEHPTATFKGPTSSSLIPGGLWDFLRADYAASEVEVLINVAACLLSQKEQHTLDLLSIAARRPWDDFDADVRNWFWPRAHPILPSWVPALGSRGQKHRIMLVQPLQLVY, encoded by the exons ATGGGTCGAATATACCAATCTGCCgagcttgttcttgtctGGCTCGGTGACTGCTCGTCAAAGTTAGCTCGAGGTCTTCCCAGCTTAGAAACACTCGCGAAGAAGACGCAAAATGAACTACCGCCGCTGCCCAAGTTCAAGGGGCCTGGTGGGGAGTTGCAAGCGGCGGCCACGACTGCGGTAGATCTTTCCTGTCGGCAATGGTTCAAGCGGATCTGGGTACTCCAAGAATACCTTTTAGCAAGAAAAGTCAACTTCCTCTATGGTAACAATGAAGTTAGCTTGGGTGCCTTACTGACCGCTTGTATATGGGTATCTCATGACCCTGGTGCCGCAATGACACCCGAGCTGCCAATGAAGGCTGAATTGAGAGAAGCCCTTGCCCACACTAATGACATCCCCAACTTCTTGTTAGCTCGCCAAGCCATTGGTCAGGGCCGCAGGTTGACCCTCCGCGAATGGCTTCGGGCATGTCGAAGGCGCTATGCTAAAGATCCCAGAGATTTTGTGTTTGGCGGCCTATCTCTGATTTGCCCTGAGTCATTGAAGATAGACTATCAGCGCCTTCAGCTGGGAGATTATCCATGCGTTGAAACTCAGGCGCCGATACTCCCTCCTAGGGCGGGTATACACTCTCAGAAAGACAATCGATTCACTGCGGAACATCCCACTGCCACATTTAAAGgcccaacatcatcatcacttaTACCTGGGGGTCTATGGGATTTTCTCAGGGCTGACTATGCGGCCAGCGAAGTCGAGGTACTTATCAATGTTGCAGCGTGCCTGCTTTCCCAGAAAGAGCAGCACACCCTCGATCTGCTTTCTATTGCGGCTCGTAGGCCGTGGGATGACTTTGACGCTGACGTACGCAATTGGTTCTGGCCTCGCGCTCATCCTATTCTCCCATCTTGGGTCCCAGCTTTGGGTTCCAGGGGT CAGAAGCATCGGATCATGCTGGTACAACCTTTGCAGCTGGTATATTAG
- a CDS encoding uncharacterized protein (predicted protein): MTDEYIDILIRFLETVGGMPRAHLPSGGTSFDAVAISLASSLFFSFPQSTKLNVTKGQNHEGISLSSVNEQHARVWLCEFIESEVRHWVTYLRMTREDYVLAHGVESSGAKWPEEASNERQKKLDSLISAYWQLNEKFDDLPWSRTADEGVAAATAATPSNEVTSNLWDLLETLQSAVDEKSFVWKRKLLISPEAQQYVTAFSLDLKRRSLFITQDGLIGMGPSWLRKGDRVMLVRDASVPYVFRHVDEELRHQLQTMEMREDLLRECSVERKYSLSRQLKRPTLERQISDLNLRISHLQSGTKDGWILIGESYIPGVMLGEVLERGGSEIFGRIAILGYIKKGLFVMQLLSSSSHS; encoded by the exons ATGACAGATGAGTACATCGACATCCTAATTAGGTTCCTTGAAACTGTTGGCGGGATGCCCCGCGCTCACCTCCCAAGTGGTGGGACGAGTTTCGACGCGGTCGCAATATCCCTTGCTTCTTCgctgttcttctcttttccccaaaGCACAAAACTAAACGTCACTAAGGGCCAAAACCATGAAGGAATATCCCTATCATCTGTAAATGAGCAGCATGCGCGTGTCTGGCTTTGTGAGTTTATCGAGAGTGAGGTGCGCCACTGGGTGACGTATTTAAGGATGACCCGCGAGGACTATGTTTTGGCGCATGGGGTTGAGTCCTCAGGAGCGAAGTGGCCAGAGGAAGCTAGTAATGAACGGCAGAAGAAACTGGATAGCCTTATATCCGCTTACTGGCAGCTGAACGAAAAGTTTGATGATCTTCCATGGTCTAGGACAGCAGATGAAGGTGTGgcggcagcaacagcagcaacgCCATCCAACGAGGTCACGTCCAATCTATGGGACCTCCTGGAGACCTTACAGTCTGCTGTTGATGAGAAAAGCTTTGtttggaaaaggaagctaTTGATCTCTCCCGAGGCACAGCAATACGTTACTGCCTTTTCTCTCGATCTTAAAAGGCGGAGCTTGTTTATAACGCAAGACGGGCTTATTGGAATGGGGCCTAGTTGGTTGAGAAAAGGGGATCGGGTGATGCTGGTCAGAGATGCCAGTGTTCCTTACGTGTTTAGACACGTTGATGAGGAATTGAGGCACCAACTGCAAACAatggagatgagggaggaTTTGTTGAGAGAATGCTCCGTTGAAAGGAAATATAGCTTGTCACGGCAACTCAAGCGGCCCACCCTTGAGAGGCAAATATCAGACCTAAACCTGAGAATTAGCCACCTTCAATCTGGCACAAAAGATGGATGGATTTTAATTGGGGAGTCGTACATTCCTGGTGTCATGCTAGGAGAGGTTCTGGAAAGAGGCGGTTCTGAAATCTTTGGAAGGATTGCCATA CTAGGTTACATAAAAAAGGGTCTCTTCGTAATGCAGCTACTCTCATCCAGTTCCCATAGCTAA
- a CDS encoding uncharacterized protein (vacuolar sorting protein VPS1, dynamin, and related proteins), with the protein MVLKKFFTNSLEELCTKEQLELLDSIDTLRLQGISHYISLPQIIVCGDQSSGKSSVLEAISGVSFPVRSNLCTRFPTELVLRKSPQIGVSVSIVPHHSRTEAEQQSLSQFHEQLEGFDGLPRLIDNAKAIMGISTHGKAFSNDLLRVEVSGPDRPHLTIVDLPGLIHSETKQQSAADVKLVQDVVQSYMREPRSIILAVVSAKNDFANQIVLTLAREADRTGSRTLGVITKPDTLTPGSETEAMFVSLAKNQQVSFRHGWHVLKNQDSEKSNGTLTERDAEEEHFFAKGVWRDLPLSDVAIKPFRERLSKVLLGQIATELPSLIEEIQVQVGDCQRRLERLGSPRTTIAEQKYYLLHISQSFQNLVRTATDGTYNDPFFNSGQSTSGYSRRIRATIQNLNQEFTERITSGGHYRQITDGDESEAVSRQQVLVTREEYIQHIQNVLKHTRGKELPGTFNPLIIGELFREQSSQWEAIARGHVTTAWNIAKDFVRAVVLHIGDITTAKGLLREIVDPRFDQLLRDLQQRTSELLQPHQQGHPITYNHYFTENLQKARREAWGDGLSTIICNFFGVSSLEATSLDGPSYNLRHLHDSILQSTESSMSRFAATEALECMLAYYKVALKRFIDGVAIEVIETNLIKPLADIFAPLLVFDMADDLATRIAGESIENKSLRDQLSRKLHILRKGSETCRMFIGIRGLGDQPIGAPSIEQRDLKRSKKSKKGKTKKKSSRSDDWEL; encoded by the exons ATGGTCCTTAAAAAATTCTTTACAAACTCCCTTGAAGAGCTTTGCACGAAGGAGCAACTAGAATTGCTCGACTCCATTGACACGCTGCGCTTGCAGGGCATCAGCCATTATATTTCGCTTCCCCAAATCATCGTTTGTGGAGATCAATCTTCTGGGAAGAGCTCGGTCCTGGAAGCGATCTCGGGCGTATCATTCCCTGTACGAAGTAACCTCTGTACACGATTTCCTACAGAGCTCGTCCTGCGCAAGAGCCCACAGATCGGGGTGAGCGTGTCCATTGTGCCACATCATTCACGAACGGAGGCAGAACAGCAGTCTTTAAGCCAATTCCACGAGCAGCTCGAAGGCTTCGACGGCTTGCCACGTCTTATCGACAATGCAAAAGCGATCATGGGTATCTCTACGCACGGAAAGGCGTTTTCCAATGATCTACTTCGGGTAGAGGTGTCAGGCCCTGACCGGCCGCATTTGACCATTGTCGATCTACCCGGTCTTATCCATTCGGAAACCAAGCAGCAGTCAGCTGCGGATGTTAAACTCGTGCAGGATGTTGTACAATCCTATATGCGGGAGCCGCGTTCAATTATTCTAGCTGTGGTCTCTGCAAAGAACGATTTTGCCAATCAAATTGTTCTTACACTAGCCCGGGAGGCAGATAGGACCGGATCTCGGACGCTGGGTGTCATCACCAAACCCGATACGCTGACCCCAGGATCGGAGACTGAGGCGATGTTTGTCTCACTGGCGAAAAATCAACAGGTCTCCTTCCGGCACGGTTGGCATGTACTGAAAAACCAGGATTCAGAGAAGAGCAATGGTACGTTAACAGAACGGGATGCGGAGGAAGAACATTTTTTTGCCAAGGGTGTCTGGCGAGATCTTCCGTTATCTGATGTGGCTATAAAGCCGTTTCGGGAGCGCCTCAGCAAGGTACTGCTTGGGCAGATTGCGACTGAACTTCCCAGCCTGATAGAAGAAATTCAAGTCCAAGTTGGCGACTGTCAACGAAGGCTAGAGAGGCTTGGAAGCCCTCGAACAACGATAGCGGAGCAGAAGTACTATCTTTTGCATATCAGCCAGAGTTTCCAGAACCTTGTGAGAACTGCTACCGATGGCACCTACAATGACCCATTCTTCAATAGTGGCCAGTCAACGAGTGGCTATAGCAGACGGATACGTGCCACAATACAAAATCTGAATCAAGAATTCACTGAAAGGATCACTTCGGGCGGTCATTATCGTCAAATaacagatggagatgagagcGAGGCGGTATCGAGACAACAGGTTTTAGTGACGCGAGAAGAATATATCCAGCATATCCAAAATGTCCTCAAACACACACGAGGCAAAGAGCTCCCCGGCACGTTCAATCCATTGATAATAGGGGAGCTATTCAGGGAGCAATCCAGTCAATGGGAGGCTATCGCGCGAGGTCACGTAACGACAGCCTGGAATATTGCGAAAGACTTCGTTCGAGCTGTTGTACTGCATATAGGTGATATTACTACGGCAAAGGGGCTGCTCCGGGAGATTGTAGACCCGAGGTTTGACCAGCTGCTCAGAGATCTACAACAACGAACCAGTGAACTTCTGCAGCCCCATCAGCAGGGCCATCCAATTACATACAATCACTATTTTACCGAGAATCTTCAAAAGGCCCGGCGCGAAGCCTGGGGAGATGGTCTCTCAACGATCATTTGCAACTTCTTCGGTGTCTCATCCTTGGAAGCGACCTCTCTGGATGGCCCATCATACAATCTCCGTCATCTTCATGATTCAATCCTTCAGTCCACAGAGTCTAGCATGAGTCGCTTTGCTGCCACAGAGGCGCTTGAGTGTATGCTTGCGTACTACAAG GTCGCTCTAAAACGGTTTATCGACGGTGTGGCGATCGAGGTCATCGAGACCAATCTCATCAAGCCACTCGCGGATATATTTGCGCCGTTACTTGTCTTCGATATGGCAGATGACCTGGCGACACGTATTGCGGGAGAGTCAATAGAGAACAAATCTCTCCGAGATCAACTCTCCCGCAAACTGCATATCCTGCGGAAGGGATCTGAGACTTGTAGAATGTTTATCGGTATACGAGGGCTCG GGGATCAGCCAATAGGAGCCCCCTCAATCGAGCAGAGGGATTTGAAGAGATCGAAAAAGTCCAAAAAGGGgaagaccaaaaagaaatcgaGTCGGTCTGACGACTGGGAGCTTTGA